One Fuerstiella marisgermanici DNA window includes the following coding sequences:
- a CDS encoding beta-ketoacyl-[acyl-carrier-protein] synthase family protein, which translates to MFTFNSDDSVDRHVVCTGIGMVTPLAIGREASWANLLNGDHAARPLRQDEIDHHSQLCDLLRRTPGGAIVDHAAVREAALSCSDSLPTVLLDDPLNSMIVVALVEAMTDAGLGPAELSPQRTGCIIGTSKASLRAMEGVTNAVVRGDIPNSGQWRNGFLSDGPLRAAVAVLGGVSETATPIAACATGLVSVIQAAALIRSGQCDVCVAGSADASLRASVLASFHRLGVTSKNSDPATACRPFDADRDGFVIGEGGAVFVLESAAHAEARGAKAYGKLLAGNWMTDPTGVTQVDTSGAVVADVVKPLVEASNIANAEPGFYCLHGTGTVSNDLAEANGLFTAVGRKVPAYGIKGAIGHLLGAAGSVEFATMLLALRDRTIPATLNLQNIDSKCPVGVSNANVETSADTATKLSLGFGGHVAAVVVSR; encoded by the coding sequence ATGTTCACTTTCAACAGCGACGATTCAGTTGACCGCCATGTTGTGTGCACCGGCATCGGAATGGTGACGCCACTGGCGATCGGGCGTGAGGCCTCGTGGGCGAACCTGCTAAACGGTGACCACGCCGCTCGTCCATTGCGACAGGATGAAATCGATCACCATTCGCAGTTGTGTGACTTGCTACGCCGCACGCCAGGAGGTGCCATCGTCGATCACGCGGCCGTGCGCGAAGCTGCGTTGTCCTGCTCCGATTCGCTGCCCACAGTCCTACTGGATGACCCGTTGAACAGCATGATTGTGGTCGCTTTGGTAGAAGCGATGACTGATGCGGGTTTAGGACCGGCAGAATTGTCCCCGCAGCGAACCGGGTGCATTATTGGGACCAGCAAGGCCAGCCTGCGAGCTATGGAAGGCGTCACGAATGCCGTCGTGCGAGGCGACATCCCCAACAGCGGTCAGTGGCGAAACGGATTTCTGTCGGATGGACCGTTACGAGCGGCTGTTGCTGTGCTGGGAGGCGTCAGCGAAACTGCGACTCCGATTGCTGCGTGCGCTACGGGACTGGTGAGCGTCATTCAGGCGGCGGCGTTGATTCGGTCAGGACAGTGCGACGTTTGTGTCGCCGGCAGTGCCGATGCGTCGCTGCGAGCTTCCGTGTTGGCATCGTTTCATCGGCTGGGTGTGACTTCAAAGAATTCCGACCCGGCTACCGCCTGCCGTCCCTTCGACGCTGACCGCGATGGCTTCGTCATAGGCGAAGGTGGCGCCGTGTTCGTGCTGGAATCTGCCGCACACGCGGAGGCTCGAGGTGCTAAAGCTTACGGCAAACTATTGGCCGGCAACTGGATGACTGATCCCACGGGAGTCACTCAAGTCGACACCAGCGGTGCCGTCGTGGCCGATGTCGTCAAACCGTTGGTGGAAGCGTCGAACATAGCAAACGCTGAGCCCGGGTTTTACTGCTTGCATGGGACCGGGACTGTTTCGAACGATCTGGCGGAAGCAAACGGTTTGTTTACAGCCGTCGGTCGCAAAGTTCCGGCGTACGGAATCAAGGGAGCGATCGGGCACTTGCTGGGAGCCGCAGGCAGCGTCGAGTTCGCCACGATGCTGCTGGCGTTACGTGACCGAACAATTCCAGCCACGCTTAATCTGCAAAACATCGACTCGAAGTGCCCAGTGGGAGTGTCGAACGCGAATGTCGAAACCAGCGCAGATACTGCGACGAAGCTGTCGCTTGGCTTCGGCGGCCATGTTGCGGCTGTGGTCGTTAGTCGTTGA
- a CDS encoding ATP-binding protein, with the protein MSHATLLIVTGPNRGARFDVEPDGDDTIIGRSVGTRIRVDDTEMSRRHARVFYDGRDFRLQDLNSANGTYVNGRRQSDVILHHGDSLRLGNTRLTFQTAVDQSTPATPSNSVHFVDDSKSGQHSAIIQQLHAASGSSESVWPDRRSGLELLYQVAEELVHPTHATPALLHRILCLTLDAVRADRGCILLRESTGGELTPIVFHRRGASDDANEQMPISRTITGYVLQHGKAVRTSDASVDTRFDGGNSILSSGIREAICAPMRGQEELIGVIYLDITTHLTTDATVARAPTDASKGRLTDEHLRSVLAVARQSALAVEARRFHDAFLKAERFAAMGQTITVLSHHIKNILQGVKGGGFLIQTGLDKSDEEMIRQGWGIIERNQNRINQLVMDMLSFSKERMPVLKADNLNKVCEEVAELARTTASENDVSFEFRPGEHVPLAEFDHEGIHRAVLNIVINAIDAVSERDDGIVVLQTSYDRGTDVMLVAVTDNGPGIPKEQRQVVFNVFESSKGSRGTGIGLPVSRKIIREHGGKIKIEGAPGEGTRFVLSWPRGNPKTETIRLDGMTEVSD; encoded by the coding sequence ATGTCACACGCGACATTACTAATTGTCACCGGCCCTAATCGAGGAGCTCGATTTGATGTTGAGCCCGATGGCGACGACACCATCATCGGCCGCAGTGTCGGAACCCGCATCCGCGTGGATGATACCGAAATGTCGCGGCGGCATGCGCGAGTCTTTTATGATGGTCGAGACTTTCGTTTGCAGGATCTGAACAGCGCAAACGGCACCTACGTGAACGGACGGCGGCAGTCCGATGTGATTCTACATCACGGCGATTCACTGCGCCTTGGAAACACCCGGCTGACATTCCAAACGGCCGTGGACCAGTCGACTCCAGCAACGCCCTCCAACAGCGTGCACTTTGTCGACGATTCGAAGTCCGGTCAGCATTCCGCCATTATTCAGCAGTTGCATGCAGCGTCGGGATCGTCTGAAAGTGTGTGGCCCGACCGCCGATCTGGCTTGGAGCTGCTGTATCAGGTGGCCGAAGAACTGGTGCATCCGACTCACGCGACCCCCGCTTTGCTGCACCGAATTTTGTGTCTTACCCTGGACGCTGTGCGAGCGGATCGGGGCTGTATTCTGCTGCGGGAATCCACCGGCGGTGAGCTCACTCCGATTGTGTTTCATCGCCGTGGGGCGAGCGATGATGCCAACGAACAAATGCCGATTTCGCGAACCATCACCGGCTATGTGTTGCAGCATGGCAAAGCAGTGCGTACGTCTGATGCGTCGGTCGACACTCGTTTCGACGGTGGCAACAGCATTCTGTCGTCCGGTATTCGAGAGGCGATTTGTGCTCCAATGCGTGGGCAGGAAGAACTGATCGGCGTCATTTATCTGGACATCACGACTCATCTGACAACCGACGCCACTGTGGCCCGCGCTCCGACTGACGCGTCGAAAGGCCGACTCACGGACGAGCATTTAAGATCGGTCCTCGCCGTCGCACGACAAAGTGCGCTCGCGGTCGAAGCTCGTCGTTTTCATGATGCATTCTTAAAAGCCGAACGTTTTGCTGCGATGGGCCAGACCATCACAGTACTTAGTCACCACATCAAGAACATTCTTCAGGGTGTGAAGGGTGGCGGGTTTTTGATTCAAACGGGACTCGACAAATCCGATGAAGAAATGATTCGACAGGGTTGGGGGATCATTGAACGAAACCAAAATCGCATCAATCAACTGGTGATGGATATGCTTTCCTTCAGCAAGGAACGCATGCCCGTTTTGAAAGCCGACAATCTGAACAAGGTGTGCGAAGAAGTGGCCGAACTGGCTCGCACCACTGCCAGTGAAAACGATGTTTCTTTCGAGTTTCGACCGGGAGAGCATGTTCCGCTGGCCGAATTCGATCACGAAGGCATTCACCGTGCAGTGCTGAACATTGTGATCAACGCGATCGATGCCGTGTCGGAACGCGACGACGGAATCGTTGTGCTGCAAACGAGCTACGATCGAGGCACCGACGTAATGCTGGTGGCCGTGACTGACAATGGCCCCGGCATTCCGAAAGAACAACGGCAGGTCGTTTTCAACGTGTTCGAATCGTCAAAAGGTTCGCGCGGCACGGGGATTGGGTTGCCGGTGAGTCGCAAAATTATTCGCGAACACGGCGGCAAAATCAAAATCGAAGGCGCACCCGGCGAAGGGACTCGCTTTGTCCTGTCATGGCCCCGTGGAAATCCGAAGACGGAAACCATCCGACTTGACGGAATGACCGAAGTCAGCGATTAA
- a CDS encoding polyphosphate kinase 2 family protein, with translation MPDTHRLSPSTPIRIDEVSSRGKDFHDDRDEAEKEFYSLRNELIEWQRKLYAEGKQKLLVVLQAMDAGGKDGTIRHAFKGVNPQGVRVTSFKKPSELELAHDFLWRIHKAVPAKGMIGVFNRSHYEDVLVVRVHNIVPKSVWQPRYEVINQFEKHLVDSGTTILKFFLHISKKEQRERMQDRLDQPDKHWKFDVDDLNKRAQWDDYQLAFQDMLNNCTTEHAPWYLIPADQKWYRNLAIMRTMVDTLKEMNPQYPTSEDLSGITIND, from the coding sequence ATGCCCGACACTCACCGACTTAGCCCTTCAACACCGATCCGCATTGACGAAGTCAGCAGTCGAGGGAAAGACTTTCACGACGATCGCGACGAAGCGGAAAAGGAATTTTACTCGCTGCGAAACGAACTTATTGAATGGCAACGAAAGTTGTATGCAGAAGGCAAACAGAAACTGCTGGTGGTCCTGCAGGCGATGGATGCTGGCGGAAAAGACGGAACCATTCGCCACGCCTTCAAAGGAGTGAATCCGCAGGGCGTCCGAGTGACTTCCTTCAAGAAGCCCAGCGAATTGGAACTGGCTCATGACTTTCTCTGGCGCATCCACAAAGCCGTGCCGGCGAAGGGCATGATTGGTGTCTTCAACCGGTCGCACTACGAAGACGTTTTGGTCGTGCGAGTTCACAATATCGTGCCGAAGTCGGTTTGGCAGCCGCGGTATGAAGTGATTAATCAGTTCGAAAAGCACCTGGTCGATTCCGGCACGACCATCTTAAAGTTCTTCCTGCATATTTCGAAAAAGGAACAGCGTGAACGCATGCAGGATCGACTGGACCAGCCAGACAAGCACTGGAAGTTCGACGTCGACGACCTGAACAAACGAGCTCAGTGGGATGACTATCAGCTTGCGTTTCAGGACATGCTGAACAACTGCACGACGGAACACGCTCCGTGGTATTTGATCCCCGCAGACCAGAAGTGGTATCGCAATCTGGCCATCATGCGGACGATGGTCGACACGCTGAAAGAGATGAATCCGCAGTATCCCACATCAGAAGACCTGTCCGGGATCACGATCAACGACTAA
- a CDS encoding tetratricopeptide repeat protein → MSIVRIIRVAAMAIVLFASIPPGAADERGPAAQQQKIADRYLSLLKRNPRFGTALDKVYEFRTQRGTLDEFVTTLQDAAKNSSDAAEQMIVGMIETKRDRQSLAVIAFRSAEKQRMDDPVASWYLGQALGAIGERADAAGALERAIQRKPARVDLLEIYQQLGRLYQRLQQPEKALQVWERMEAAFPDDTEVQVQIAEALVESGQQEAALERFQKLAKQQGDPYQRMQYEIRAAEIQLQLGAIREALLTLDDLSDQVKPSSWLFGDIRRRIEDVYRQTNDDSGLAAYFQTRLKRHPDDLDAMTRLAQCLTRLDRADKAEQWLKHAVEKAPSDIKLHDALIAHLVQQEKFKVAISQFEQLAKDDLATAEHIERWGLLYLQRADVPESQRQQLAIQVWQRLLASNETNAAILSRVAELHRKAKSDGTAIEFYEQAIAAAPHDLQYRERLGEYLHELNRPDDAKAAWQKMAVGEHRSSTNLVRLAETLQKFGYKSEALAAMLDACRLNPEFNHRLQCASMLRDAGRIDDSLQQLEAAEQQAASPLEHERAQQERIQTFIAGDLLQTKIQEIAQRMDGETASAEQWMTLALYQEADSDFASAIESAQKAVRLSPQSSNVLKVVARVAEKAGLLADAAEAYAKLAASDLRFQTVHLEKRADLLRRLGRKDSALEAGRQLLAAAPDNPQHYRFFADLCFQLGQLDAGLEALRQGVRINPTDVATLQAAGQALADRFRTDEAIEFYWRAFDAAEDVEQKIHFIQALTHLYLRSESFDKLVNRLQDQMRDEDFQKTALLCLANAYRTAGDPGMTRQTLERLLADDANNAALLSELSVLAEQQSEFGAAVKFQQRLHTVAPSSKSAARLANLLLRSGDIDSAEALWLRLSDPAADPLEVLQSIDDLILEEKPQIARRLANQVLERNPDDWEAILRMAVISWSEANMADAATFSDQILAMPHSVLSPSRSAQRRLGPTITETGDDLWNVTPAELDEFSQHFLLLSSWTKMNGGRYRPSATTNAAWSAESFGQARATAVFLKCAHAIRTKTLDQFVLSLSRDNSDDGRSAFEQALAAWDLYHVHKTLYYVADANRGMATTLTLSALSKRSEPLACFAFVAAAETAVSRAPWSPLGQLSSRLSSEQIGQLVEAFKCVRETHPDWPCNPQFVVQQLQAVGKAAEANEILEYLVRADATPADLSTAIEIASRSKDFARVLTLTSRLIESGHVTPTTGQANPFRRLGQKYAEIASQRSARRDFDTVDSMLLEFLRLKSAVHAAGAVLRGQADVPLSQFATGNYSIYFDGRVARTQNTTTLASEGFFTPTDLTFFVNLLTFYDGQPLPRLLSLIEDFKASQTGETAAMSEMAMAHLCFLADAREDAIVHLVRAAELMPEHAGLRLQIARYHFEQDNHAEALALLNTIESAAPDVVRKRELLALELATTLGKTDRARTAAERLFGLRLPTSAAMPLATSMKKLGMDEMADALLTRVQRSTGNDVNAMAVLMRTSYGEGHKRIATEIAHQILTETEGRSQGSRQGVSLDGIRKSALRILGDSDRLKHSILRIEQQLARSPDSISLNERLLEYYVAVGRADDAEVLKTRVQKLRPTTIDSLIRDAEMHEARGRFSEAADVYLQILDKDPQRYAQNYYQYLRTFRSGGRLTDLGDWLLKRDLKKLQNNYFVVSETIQTMLADDGRGQPAAAATRALALKLFEGAWQAFPDNRGFLISQVQDESIWLSDRALEFAKVGLIPESDQQAVARPWLGVAGKLKLLDGGHTQGTLNRLCNALESQDALAEFTPLVKTATEKFPSWHGGRLLLAALLARSGDIDQSVTSLESVSENADVKFVPMEVALVVVTELAHADSRLHPPMIALLETAAESRVSSEQSNYPHSATRWLAELYVEQDRRQDARQQIEQFLRSAAEGSPAADGPSYARRLNEQNRFAAAQHLLELGFPLHALRAFRQLRTELPPVTRRQVGNSQLTQNVVLQAELRAQRAITATTVFDFLADSLASDFKPTTDDAVEAEDAANRPAIDLMLSLQSRKKGEPATLHSPVLSAARDAGSSSELSEQQRNVIKQALSTAKDSESTLAVFTAVYANAAQDTELEDLAFDQLRAVVGTNLRQSDDRPHPDTALWFAAKVAATSKRHQSLAGDLANRAERAAAQSADPRWLTAILQERAERAIANGELMEAEQVWTRQLDAILNGASSSGEAANSTAPSSSALQELRKRLLNKRAG, encoded by the coding sequence ATGAGTATCGTTCGAATCATTCGCGTCGCGGCAATGGCGATTGTGTTGTTTGCCTCGATTCCTCCAGGTGCGGCCGACGAACGCGGGCCGGCGGCTCAGCAGCAAAAGATCGCTGATCGTTACCTGTCACTTCTGAAGCGAAATCCTCGCTTCGGCACAGCGTTGGACAAGGTCTACGAATTTCGAACGCAGCGTGGGACGCTGGATGAATTCGTGACGACGTTGCAGGACGCAGCGAAAAATTCTTCCGACGCTGCCGAACAAATGATCGTGGGGATGATCGAGACCAAACGCGACCGACAGTCGCTCGCCGTCATCGCATTCCGGTCGGCAGAAAAACAGCGAATGGATGATCCGGTCGCGTCGTGGTATCTGGGCCAGGCGCTGGGCGCGATTGGAGAACGCGCAGATGCCGCTGGGGCGCTGGAACGAGCGATCCAGCGAAAGCCTGCCCGAGTCGACTTATTGGAAATCTATCAACAATTGGGGCGACTTTATCAGCGGCTGCAGCAACCCGAAAAGGCGTTGCAGGTTTGGGAACGAATGGAAGCCGCATTCCCTGACGACACGGAAGTGCAGGTTCAGATCGCTGAAGCGCTAGTGGAGTCGGGGCAGCAAGAAGCGGCGCTGGAGCGGTTTCAGAAACTGGCCAAACAGCAAGGCGATCCCTATCAGCGGATGCAGTACGAAATCAGAGCGGCCGAGATTCAGTTGCAGTTAGGGGCGATTCGTGAAGCGTTGCTGACGTTGGACGACCTGTCGGATCAGGTGAAGCCGTCTAGTTGGTTGTTCGGCGATATTCGTCGGCGCATCGAAGACGTCTATCGTCAGACCAACGACGATAGCGGTCTGGCTGCTTACTTTCAGACGCGGCTAAAGCGACACCCCGACGACCTTGATGCCATGACAAGGCTGGCTCAATGTTTGACCCGCCTCGACCGCGCTGACAAAGCGGAACAATGGCTGAAGCACGCCGTTGAGAAGGCACCTTCCGATATCAAGCTGCACGATGCTTTGATCGCTCACCTCGTCCAGCAGGAAAAATTTAAAGTTGCAATCAGCCAGTTCGAACAACTGGCGAAGGACGACCTCGCAACGGCCGAACACATCGAACGCTGGGGGCTTCTGTATTTGCAACGCGCTGACGTGCCGGAGTCGCAACGCCAACAACTTGCGATTCAGGTCTGGCAGCGACTACTGGCGAGCAACGAAACGAATGCGGCCATCTTAAGTCGTGTGGCCGAACTGCACCGCAAGGCAAAAAGCGACGGCACGGCTATTGAATTTTATGAGCAGGCGATTGCTGCGGCTCCGCACGATTTACAGTACAGGGAACGCCTGGGCGAATACCTACACGAACTAAATCGGCCGGACGACGCGAAAGCGGCGTGGCAAAAAATGGCCGTCGGCGAACATCGCAGCTCGACGAATCTTGTACGCCTGGCCGAAACGCTTCAGAAGTTTGGATACAAGTCCGAAGCGCTGGCGGCGATGCTGGATGCCTGCCGTCTGAACCCGGAATTCAACCATCGCCTGCAGTGCGCCAGCATGTTGCGGGACGCCGGCCGGATCGACGATTCGCTGCAGCAGTTGGAAGCCGCCGAACAGCAGGCCGCGTCGCCTTTGGAACATGAGCGTGCGCAACAGGAACGCATTCAAACCTTCATCGCAGGCGACCTGCTGCAAACGAAGATTCAGGAAATTGCTCAGCGGATGGACGGCGAAACGGCGTCCGCCGAACAATGGATGACGTTGGCTCTGTATCAGGAAGCCGACAGCGATTTTGCGTCCGCCATTGAGTCAGCTCAGAAAGCGGTCCGGCTTTCCCCGCAGTCGAGCAATGTGCTGAAGGTGGTCGCGCGAGTTGCTGAGAAGGCGGGGTTGCTGGCAGATGCGGCTGAAGCGTATGCAAAACTCGCCGCAAGTGATCTGCGTTTCCAAACCGTGCATCTCGAAAAAAGAGCGGACCTGTTGCGTCGATTGGGACGCAAAGATTCCGCTCTGGAAGCGGGCCGCCAACTTTTGGCAGCCGCGCCGGACAACCCGCAGCACTATCGCTTTTTTGCGGACTTGTGTTTCCAGCTTGGGCAACTGGATGCCGGACTGGAAGCACTGCGTCAGGGTGTGCGGATCAATCCCACAGACGTGGCAACTTTGCAGGCGGCGGGGCAGGCACTCGCGGATCGCTTTCGCACTGACGAAGCGATCGAATTCTACTGGCGAGCTTTCGATGCGGCGGAAGACGTCGAACAAAAAATTCACTTTATTCAGGCACTCACGCATCTCTATCTTCGCAGTGAAAGCTTCGACAAACTGGTCAACCGGCTACAGGACCAAATGCGTGACGAAGATTTTCAGAAGACGGCCTTGTTGTGTCTTGCGAATGCCTATCGAACGGCCGGCGATCCGGGAATGACGCGACAAACTCTTGAACGCCTTTTAGCTGACGACGCGAACAATGCGGCGCTGTTGTCTGAATTATCGGTGCTGGCAGAACAGCAGTCAGAATTCGGTGCGGCCGTCAAATTCCAACAGCGCCTGCACACGGTGGCTCCGTCCAGCAAGTCGGCCGCTCGACTGGCCAACCTGTTGTTACGTTCCGGTGACATCGACTCGGCCGAAGCTTTGTGGCTGCGACTCTCGGATCCGGCCGCCGATCCGCTGGAGGTTTTGCAATCGATTGACGACCTGATCCTCGAAGAAAAACCGCAGATCGCGCGACGGCTGGCAAACCAGGTTCTGGAGCGGAACCCCGATGATTGGGAGGCCATTTTGCGGATGGCCGTTATTTCGTGGAGCGAAGCCAATATGGCGGACGCGGCGACGTTCAGCGATCAAATATTGGCGATGCCGCATTCCGTGCTTAGCCCTTCGCGATCTGCGCAACGTCGCCTTGGACCAACCATTACTGAAACCGGAGACGACCTGTGGAATGTTACTCCTGCAGAGTTGGACGAATTTTCGCAGCACTTTCTGTTGCTGTCGTCGTGGACGAAAATGAATGGTGGGCGGTATCGTCCGAGTGCTACTACTAACGCGGCATGGTCGGCCGAATCGTTCGGGCAAGCTCGAGCCACAGCTGTGTTCCTGAAATGTGCCCACGCTATTCGAACCAAAACCTTAGACCAGTTTGTGCTCAGTCTAAGTCGCGACAATTCTGACGATGGCCGATCAGCTTTCGAACAAGCACTGGCCGCCTGGGATCTCTATCACGTCCACAAAACGCTTTACTACGTTGCAGACGCGAACCGTGGCATGGCGACGACTCTGACACTGTCGGCTTTGTCAAAACGTTCTGAACCCTTAGCCTGCTTCGCTTTCGTCGCGGCCGCTGAAACTGCCGTGAGCCGTGCACCGTGGAGCCCTCTCGGCCAGCTGTCGTCTCGCTTAAGTAGCGAACAGATAGGGCAGCTTGTTGAGGCATTCAAATGTGTTAGGGAAACTCACCCGGACTGGCCCTGCAATCCCCAATTCGTCGTCCAGCAGCTGCAAGCGGTTGGGAAGGCGGCGGAAGCCAATGAGATCCTGGAATATCTTGTGCGAGCGGACGCCACGCCCGCCGACCTTTCCACCGCGATCGAGATCGCCAGTCGCAGCAAGGACTTTGCCCGAGTGTTGACGCTGACTTCGCGGCTGATTGAATCCGGCCACGTAACTCCGACTACCGGGCAGGCCAATCCATTTCGTCGGCTGGGGCAAAAGTATGCCGAAATCGCTTCGCAACGATCCGCGAGGCGAGACTTTGACACCGTCGACAGCATGTTGCTGGAGTTTCTGCGATTGAAGTCGGCAGTCCATGCCGCGGGGGCCGTGCTGCGTGGGCAAGCCGATGTACCGCTCAGCCAGTTCGCTACTGGAAACTACAGCATCTATTTCGACGGTCGCGTCGCGCGGACGCAAAACACGACGACACTGGCGTCCGAAGGGTTCTTCACGCCGACAGATCTGACATTCTTCGTCAACCTGCTCACGTTTTACGACGGCCAACCGCTTCCCCGCTTACTTTCGCTGATCGAAGATTTCAAAGCCAGCCAGACGGGCGAAACAGCGGCGATGAGCGAAATGGCGATGGCTCATCTTTGTTTCCTGGCCGACGCACGTGAGGACGCCATTGTGCATCTGGTGCGGGCGGCCGAGTTGATGCCGGAACACGCGGGCCTTCGACTTCAGATTGCTCGCTATCACTTTGAACAGGACAATCACGCGGAAGCGTTGGCCCTGTTGAACACGATCGAATCAGCCGCGCCTGATGTCGTGCGTAAACGCGAGTTACTCGCGTTGGAGCTGGCAACTACGCTGGGCAAGACTGATCGTGCTCGCACCGCCGCCGAACGATTGTTTGGCTTGCGATTGCCAACAAGTGCGGCAATGCCGCTGGCAACTTCGATGAAAAAACTTGGCATGGACGAGATGGCAGACGCACTGTTGACTCGCGTTCAGCGAAGTACGGGCAACGACGTAAATGCGATGGCCGTACTTATGAGGACCAGCTATGGCGAAGGTCACAAGCGAATTGCCACTGAGATTGCTCATCAGATTCTGACCGAAACCGAAGGCCGTTCGCAGGGTTCAAGACAGGGCGTTTCGTTGGATGGTATTCGCAAATCGGCGTTGCGGATTCTGGGCGATTCTGACCGTTTGAAGCATTCGATTCTGCGAATTGAACAACAGCTTGCGCGGTCACCCGATTCGATTTCACTGAACGAAAGGCTGCTGGAATACTACGTTGCTGTTGGGCGAGCGGACGACGCGGAGGTCCTGAAAACTCGCGTTCAGAAACTCCGACCCACAACAATTGACTCGCTGATTCGCGATGCAGAAATGCATGAAGCACGCGGCCGGTTCTCGGAAGCGGCTGACGTATACCTGCAGATTCTCGACAAAGATCCGCAGCGATACGCTCAGAATTACTACCAGTACCTGCGCACGTTTCGCAGTGGCGGTCGGTTGACCGACCTGGGCGACTGGCTGCTGAAACGGGACTTGAAGAAGCTGCAGAATAATTATTTTGTCGTCAGCGAAACGATTCAGACTATGCTGGCAGACGACGGTCGCGGGCAGCCAGCAGCCGCAGCGACGCGTGCTCTGGCGTTGAAGTTGTTCGAAGGCGCGTGGCAGGCGTTTCCAGATAATCGTGGCTTCCTCATCAGCCAGGTTCAGGATGAAAGCATATGGCTTTCAGACCGAGCTCTGGAGTTTGCAAAGGTCGGCTTGATTCCCGAGTCGGATCAGCAGGCTGTCGCTCGACCGTGGCTGGGTGTGGCCGGAAAGTTAAAACTCCTCGATGGCGGCCATACACAGGGCACACTGAACCGGCTGTGCAACGCATTGGAAAGCCAGGATGCGTTGGCGGAATTCACGCCGCTCGTGAAGACGGCGACGGAGAAGTTTCCGTCCTGGCATGGTGGTCGTTTGCTGCTGGCCGCGTTGTTGGCCAGGAGCGGTGACATTGACCAGTCCGTGACGTCACTGGAATCAGTGTCCGAGAACGCGGATGTCAAATTCGTTCCGATGGAAGTGGCGCTCGTTGTTGTGACCGAGTTGGCCCACGCGGATAGCCGTCTACACCCGCCGATGATCGCTCTCTTGGAAACAGCGGCGGAATCAAGAGTGAGCTCCGAACAATCGAACTACCCTCATTCCGCCACGCGGTGGCTGGCCGAGCTTTACGTGGAACAGGATCGTCGACAAGACGCACGACAACAGATTGAGCAGTTCCTGCGTTCAGCGGCGGAAGGTTCGCCAGCGGCCGACGGGCCGTCTTACGCCAGAAGACTCAACGAACAGAATCGTTTTGCAGCCGCACAGCACTTACTGGAACTCGGCTTCCCCCTGCACGCGCTGCGAGCGTTTCGGCAACTTCGCACGGAACTCCCCCCCGTCACGAGACGGCAGGTCGGGAATTCGCAGCTCACGCAAAACGTCGTTCTTCAAGCAGAACTTCGTGCTCAGCGAGCGATTACCGCAACGACCGTTTTTGACTTTCTGGCCGACTCGCTCGCGAGTGATTTCAAGCCGACAACCGACGATGCGGTGGAGGCCGAAGACGCCGCGAACCGACCGGCTATTGACCTGATGCTGTCGCTGCAGTCGCGGAAGAAAGGCGAGCCCGCAACACTACACAGTCCCGTGCTTTCTGCTGCACGCGACGCGGGCTCGTCATCTGAATTGAGTGAACAACAAAGAAACGTGATCAAGCAGGCACTGTCGACCGCCAAAGATTCGGAATCGACGCTGGCCGTGTTCACTGCGGTCTATGCGAATGCAGCGCAGGATACCGAATTGGAAGATCTGGCGTTTGACCAGCTACGTGCGGTCGTCGGAACGAATCTGCGACAAAGCGATGATCGTCCTCACCCAGACACGGCGTTGTGGTTTGCCGCGAAAGTCGCCGCCACATCGAAGCGGCATCAGAGTCTCGCGGGCGACCTCGCCAATCGAGCCGAACGGGCGGCAGCGCAGTCGGCGGACCCTCGCTGGCTGACGGCGATTTTGCAGGAACGTGCCGAACGAGCGATTGCAAACGGCGAACTGATGGAAGCGGAACAGGTGTGGACTCGTCAGTTGGACGCGATCCTGAATGGGGCGTCATCATCTGGCGAAGCTGCCAATTCCACAGCCCCGTCCTCATCTGCACTGCAGGAACTTCGTAAGCGGCTGCTAAACAAAAGGGCCGGCTGA